One window of Meiothermus sp. CFH 77666 genomic DNA carries:
- the ftsH gene encoding ATP-dependent zinc metalloprotease FtsH, translated as MNRLPFNLWFVLLVAILVAWAFSLTAHQQPTNQVAYTTFLNEIDQGRVAKIAVDGRQLNVTRRDDGDQYVTFAPGSIDTTTIREWGNKKIQVEIAPPRRDNPLLGFLIPMLLIGLLVAIFFFFSRNRGPSGDNAFSFTKSRAKVLTEAPKTNFKDVAGCEEAKEELKEIVEFLKSPARFHEMGARIPKGVLLVGPPGSGKTHIARAVAGEAKVPFIAASGSDFVEMFVGVGAARVRDLFETAKRHAPCIIFIDEIDAVGRRRGGGVGGGNDEREQTLNQLLVELDGFEKETSIIIMAATNRPDVLDPALLRPGRFDRQVAIDAPDVKGREQILKIHAKGKPLAEDVDLALLAKRTPGFVGADLENLLNEAALLAARDSRKKITMKDLEEAADRVIMGPAKKSMVLTQKDREVTAYHEAGHALAAHFLEHADNVHKVTIVPRGRAMGFMMPNRQDTLHWSKKRLTDQIAVALAGRAAEELVFDDVTTGAENDFRQATDLARRMITEWGMHPDFGMVAYQVREDTYLGGYDTRQYSEETAKRIDEAVQKLLQEQHDKVFQLLTEKRDVLERVTQALLERETLNAEEFVRVVEGKTLESLEPPSEPPKDKEEKEPPRIVPKIKPNLGGA; from the coding sequence ATGAACCGCCTGCCGTTCAACCTTTGGTTTGTCTTGCTCGTTGCCATTCTGGTGGCCTGGGCCTTTAGCCTGACCGCCCATCAGCAGCCCACCAATCAGGTGGCCTACACCACCTTCCTCAACGAAATTGATCAGGGCCGTGTCGCCAAAATTGCGGTAGATGGACGGCAGCTCAATGTAACCCGACGGGATGACGGCGACCAGTATGTGACGTTCGCCCCTGGCTCAATAGACACCACCACCATCCGCGAGTGGGGCAACAAAAAAATTCAGGTAGAAATTGCCCCACCCCGGCGGGATAATCCTTTGCTGGGCTTTCTGATCCCGATGCTCCTGATTGGCCTGCTGGTAGCCATCTTTTTCTTTTTCTCCCGCAACCGGGGCCCCTCGGGCGACAATGCCTTCAGCTTTACCAAAAGCCGCGCCAAAGTGTTGACCGAAGCCCCCAAAACCAACTTCAAGGACGTGGCGGGCTGCGAGGAAGCCAAGGAAGAACTCAAGGAGATCGTGGAGTTTCTCAAGTCGCCGGCCCGTTTTCACGAGATGGGCGCCCGCATTCCCAAAGGGGTGCTGCTGGTGGGGCCGCCCGGCTCGGGCAAGACCCATATTGCGCGGGCTGTGGCGGGCGAGGCCAAGGTGCCCTTTATTGCTGCTTCGGGCTCGGACTTCGTGGAGATGTTCGTGGGGGTAGGGGCGGCCCGGGTACGCGACCTGTTCGAGACCGCCAAGCGCCACGCCCCTTGCATCATCTTCATTGACGAGATTGACGCCGTGGGCCGCCGCCGCGGCGGCGGGGTGGGGGGTGGCAACGACGAGCGGGAGCAAACCCTCAACCAGCTCCTGGTGGAGCTCGACGGCTTCGAAAAGGAAACCAGCATCATCATTATGGCGGCCACCAATCGCCCCGATGTGCTCGACCCAGCCCTGTTGCGCCCGGGCCGTTTTGACCGGCAGGTAGCCATTGATGCGCCGGACGTAAAGGGGCGTGAACAGATTCTTAAAATTCACGCCAAGGGCAAGCCCCTGGCCGAGGATGTAGACCTGGCCCTACTGGCCAAGCGCACCCCTGGGTTTGTGGGCGCCGATTTGGAAAACCTGCTCAACGAGGCCGCGCTGCTGGCTGCCCGTGATAGCCGCAAGAAAATCACCATGAAAGACCTGGAAGAAGCCGCCGACCGGGTAATCATGGGGCCCGCCAAAAAGAGCATGGTGCTGACGCAAAAAGACCGCGAGGTAACCGCCTACCACGAGGCCGGGCACGCGCTGGCCGCACACTTCCTGGAGCATGCCGATAACGTGCATAAGGTGACCATTGTGCCGCGCGGGCGGGCCATGGGCTTTATGATGCCCAACCGCCAGGACACCCTGCACTGGAGCAAGAAGCGTCTGACCGACCAGATTGCCGTGGCGCTGGCGGGCCGCGCTGCCGAAGAGCTGGTGTTTGACGATGTGACCACCGGGGCCGAGAACGACTTTCGCCAGGCTACTGACTTAGCCCGGCGCATGATTACCGAGTGGGGTATGCACCCCGACTTTGGCATGGTGGCCTATCAGGTGCGCGAGGACACCTATCTGGGCGGCTATGACACCCGCCAGTACTCCGAAGAGACCGCCAAGCGCATTGACGAAGCGGTGCAGAAGTTACTGCAAGAACAACACGACAAGGTGTTTCAGCTACTGACCGAGAAGAGAGATG
- the dnaK gene encoding molecular chaperone DnaK produces the protein MAKAVGIDLGTTNSVIAIMEGGSPVVLENAEGERTTPSVVAYKGSDQLVGRVARRQAVLNAEGTVFEIKRFIGRSWDEVQDEVKRVPYKVVKGPDGGVRVDIQGKLYTPEEISAMVLRKLVDDASKKLGEKITKAVITVPAYFNNSQREATANAGKIAGLEVLRIVNEPTAAALAYGLDKKGHETVLVFDLGGGTFDVTVLEIGEGVFEVKSTAGDTHLGGSDFDHAIVNWLVEEFKKESGGVDLKADRQALQRLIEAAEKAKIELSAVTETTISLPFIGLDPVSKTPLHLERKLTRAKFEELIQPLLKKIRGPVEQALRDAGLNASQIDEVLLVGGSTRVPAVQQIVKEMLGKEPNRSVNPDEVVALGAAVQAGVLTGHVEDVVLLDVTPLSLGVETKGGVCTVLIPRNTTVPTRKSEIFTTAEHNQPSVEIHVLQGERPMAADNKSLGRFRLDGIPPMPAGTPQIEVTFDIDANGILHATAREKSTGKEASITIQNTTTLSEQEIERMVKEAEANAEADRKRKEHADLKNNLDTARIQAERVMNEKQSTPEARSRLEAAVSKAKTLVDTDGSDADLRSATEELLAALQAYEQGATSSAGASGAQSSAQKSDDVIDADYKPAD, from the coding sequence ATGGCAAAAGCCGTAGGAATTGACTTAGGAACCACCAACAGTGTCATCGCCATCATGGAGGGGGGCAGCCCGGTGGTGCTGGAGAACGCTGAAGGCGAGCGCACCACTCCCAGTGTGGTGGCGTACAAGGGCAGCGACCAGCTCGTAGGCCGGGTAGCGCGGCGGCAAGCTGTGCTGAACGCCGAGGGCACCGTATTCGAAATCAAGCGCTTTATCGGGCGTAGCTGGGATGAGGTGCAGGACGAGGTCAAACGCGTGCCCTACAAGGTCGTCAAGGGCCCCGATGGCGGGGTGCGGGTAGATATTCAGGGCAAGCTCTACACCCCTGAGGAAATCTCGGCCATGGTGCTGCGCAAGCTGGTAGACGATGCTAGCAAGAAGCTGGGTGAGAAGATTACCAAGGCCGTCATCACCGTACCGGCCTACTTCAACAACTCCCAGCGCGAAGCTACGGCCAACGCCGGGAAAATCGCGGGCCTCGAGGTCTTGCGTATCGTCAACGAGCCCACTGCCGCCGCGCTGGCTTATGGTCTGGACAAGAAGGGCCACGAAACCGTGCTGGTCTTTGACCTGGGCGGGGGCACTTTCGACGTGACGGTGCTCGAGATTGGCGAGGGGGTCTTCGAGGTGAAGTCCACCGCCGGTGACACCCACCTGGGCGGCTCCGACTTTGACCACGCCATTGTAAACTGGCTGGTAGAGGAGTTTAAGAAAGAGTCCGGCGGGGTAGACCTGAAAGCCGACCGGCAGGCTCTGCAACGCCTGATTGAGGCCGCCGAGAAGGCCAAAATTGAGCTATCGGCGGTCACCGAGACCACCATCAGCCTGCCCTTCATTGGGCTGGATCCGGTTAGTAAAACCCCCTTACACCTTGAGCGCAAGCTCACCCGAGCCAAGTTCGAAGAGCTCATTCAGCCCCTTCTCAAGAAGATTCGCGGCCCGGTCGAGCAGGCCCTGCGCGATGCGGGTTTGAATGCCAGCCAGATTGACGAGGTGCTCCTGGTGGGGGGCTCGACCCGCGTCCCGGCGGTGCAGCAGATTGTGAAGGAGATGCTGGGCAAAGAGCCTAACCGTAGCGTGAACCCCGACGAGGTGGTGGCCCTGGGGGCTGCCGTGCAGGCCGGGGTGCTGACCGGGCATGTGGAAGACGTGGTGCTGCTTGACGTAACCCCGCTCTCGCTGGGGGTGGAGACCAAAGGTGGGGTTTGCACGGTCTTGATTCCGCGCAACACCACCGTACCGACCCGCAAGTCGGAGATCTTCACCACTGCCGAACACAACCAGCCCTCGGTAGAGATTCACGTGCTACAAGGAGAGCGCCCCATGGCTGCCGATAACAAGAGCCTGGGCCGCTTCCGCCTGGATGGCATCCCGCCCATGCCTGCGGGGACGCCCCAGATCGAGGTCACCTTCGATATTGACGCCAACGGCATCCTGCACGCTACCGCCAGGGAGAAATCCACCGGCAAGGAAGCCTCCATTACCATCCAGAACACCACCACCCTCTCCGAGCAGGAGATTGAGCGCATGGTGAAGGAAGCCGAGGCCAACGCCGAGGCCGACCGCAAGCGCAAGGAACACGCCGACCTCAAGAACAACCTCGACACCGCCCGCATCCAGGCCGAGCGGGTGATGAACGAAAAGCAAAGCACCCCCGAGGCCAGGAGCCGTCTGGAAGCTGCGGTGAGCAAGGCCAAGACCCTGGTAGATACCGATGGTTCGGATGCCGATTTGCGCAGCGCCACCGAGGAACTGCTGGCAGCCTTGCAGGCCTACGAGCAGGGGGCGACCTCGAGCGCCGGCGCAAGTGGAGCCCAGAGCAGTGCGCAGAAGTCCGACGATGTGATTGATGCGGACTACAAACCAGCCGACTAA